The Candidatus Scalindua japonica genome has a window encoding:
- a CDS encoding PAS domain-containing sensor histidine kinase — protein MIKSVNLFSGIGRKLFCWFLLLSILPIIVVAILTYQYAQETIKNELFKEQSFIAGGIKNHILTIIDSGEYSSQFFASDEFIRMNLEKLNNNPGDKLAVKEFNDYMVYKTNLNPGFYETFILNPSGIVVASSNKNSIGMNEVDEDYFKYGKEDTYVKDVYRDNKTGEYSIAFAAPILKKSEEKLLGVLVIRFNADKLNEITVGKKIITKADMGAFHRRGLTSEVYIVNKGGFLITESRFMNNAILRQMVQSEPIVSVHSQGKEFVGVYRDYRGVNVIGAAVYLKKMDWVLVVETDESEAYSTIYTFKNRVITLVGICIVGVIFVSLFVSRGIINPILMLVKGMKKVAGGDLNFRVETRLKDELGELTGSFNQMTCDIKDSREKLLGLKSDLEERKEYLESVLRFANELIFTLDARGNFTFVNPKIKDWGYTEEDLIGTPLISVFFDNKRKNDNRVIHSDFPRRFEVEILDKQKNIRNVLLSTSPIKNKEGVLISILGIASDITELRKLEQKLVQSDRLASIGQLIAGIAHEINNPIGVIYLYSTESLKIFEKITSGFKDISSLSISEYTQHLDRIIANMDSEVETRQGVGLLKKELMHIRGDLGKYHAGLGETYTIISKNRSCLHEYLEGSVRESIRCKELISGLLDFSRQKEPKMALSNVNNLIDNVLNIVEKQYHKEKINVIRKPGSNIPDCMMDSHQIEQVIINIANNAVFAMQEAAGDLGHRDVYRKGALTMGTEFHADKKLVEIFISDTGKGINKYDFNKIFDPFFTARKDGKGTGLGLSISYGIVKMHEGNIEVESEVGKGTTFRVLLPVRIKNES, from the coding sequence ATGATAAAAAGTGTAAATCTCTTTAGTGGTATAGGCAGGAAATTATTTTGCTGGTTTTTATTATTATCTATCTTGCCCATCATTGTTGTTGCGATTCTTACCTATCAATATGCACAGGAGACCATCAAGAACGAGCTCTTCAAAGAACAGTCATTCATTGCCGGAGGAATCAAGAACCACATACTCACTATCATCGATTCGGGGGAATATTCATCTCAATTTTTTGCGTCTGATGAGTTTATTCGAATGAACCTGGAGAAATTAAATAACAATCCCGGCGACAAGCTGGCTGTCAAGGAATTTAACGACTATATGGTATATAAAACAAATCTGAACCCGGGATTCTATGAGACTTTTATTTTAAACCCTTCAGGTATTGTGGTTGCCTCCAGCAATAAAAACAGTATTGGGATGAATGAAGTTGATGAAGATTATTTTAAATACGGCAAAGAGGATACTTATGTGAAGGATGTCTACAGAGACAATAAAACTGGTGAGTATTCGATAGCCTTTGCGGCGCCGATTTTGAAAAAAAGTGAAGAAAAATTGTTGGGAGTCCTTGTAATCCGTTTTAATGCCGATAAGTTAAATGAAATTACTGTGGGTAAAAAGATAATTACAAAAGCTGATATGGGTGCTTTTCACAGAAGAGGGCTTACCAGTGAAGTGTATATTGTGAATAAAGGCGGTTTCTTGATTACCGAATCAAGATTTATGAATAACGCCATCTTAAGACAAATGGTTCAATCAGAACCTATAGTTTCTGTTCATTCACAGGGTAAAGAATTTGTAGGGGTCTACAGGGATTACCGTGGTGTAAACGTTATTGGCGCAGCGGTGTATTTGAAGAAAATGGACTGGGTTTTAGTGGTTGAAACAGACGAATCAGAGGCTTATTCCACCATTTATACCTTTAAAAACCGGGTAATTACATTGGTTGGCATATGTATTGTTGGTGTTATATTTGTTTCGTTATTTGTATCAAGAGGTATTATTAATCCTATTCTCATGCTGGTTAAGGGTATGAAAAAGGTTGCAGGAGGTGATCTGAACTTTCGGGTAGAAACACGTCTCAAGGATGAATTGGGAGAACTTACCGGATCGTTTAATCAAATGACCTGTGATATCAAAGATTCTCGTGAAAAACTGCTCGGGTTGAAGAGTGATCTTGAAGAGAGAAAGGAATATTTAGAAAGTGTTTTACGGTTCGCTAATGAATTGATTTTTACACTGGATGCACGAGGAAATTTTACTTTTGTGAATCCAAAAATTAAAGACTGGGGTTACACGGAAGAAGATTTAATAGGCACTCCATTGATATCCGTCTTTTTTGATAATAAGCGGAAGAATGATAATCGCGTTATTCATAGCGATTTTCCCCGTAGATTCGAAGTTGAAATTCTCGATAAACAGAAAAATATCAGAAATGTGTTACTCAGCACTTCTCCTATAAAAAACAAGGAAGGTGTATTGATAAGCATACTGGGGATTGCCAGTGATATCACCGAACTGAGAAAACTGGAACAGAAACTTGTGCAGTCTGACAGGTTGGCCTCTATAGGCCAATTGATCGCCGGAATTGCTCATGAAATTAATAACCCTATAGGAGTAATTTATCTTTATAGCACTGAAAGTTTGAAAATTTTTGAAAAGATTACCAGCGGTTTTAAGGATATCAGCTCTCTTTCCATTTCAGAATATACACAACATTTGGATAGGATTATCGCGAACATGGATAGTGAAGTAGAAACGAGACAGGGGGTGGGTCTTTTGAAAAAAGAATTGATGCACATTAGGGGCGATTTAGGAAAATACCATGCAGGATTGGGAGAAACGTATACTATTATCAGCAAGAACAGATCTTGTTTGCATGAATATCTGGAGGGATCTGTCAGGGAGTCCATCAGGTGCAAAGAGTTAATAAGTGGTCTGCTGGATTTCTCAAGGCAGAAAGAACCAAAAATGGCATTGTCAAATGTAAATAATCTGATAGATAACGTACTGAATATTGTAGAAAAACAGTACCATAAAGAAAAAATTAATGTTATCAGAAAACCCGGTTCCAACATTCCTGATTGTATGATGGATAGCCATCAGATAGAGCAGGTTATAATTAACATTGCAAATAACGCTGTTTTTGCTATGCAAGAAGCGGCTGGAGATTTAGGGCATAGAGATGTTTATAGAAAAGGAGCACTGACTATGGGCACGGAATTTCACGCTGACAAGAAATTAGTAGAAATATTTATCAGCGATACAGGCAAAGGTATTAATAAATATGATTTTAATAAAATATTTGATCCATTTTTTACCGCGAGAAAAGATGGCAAGGGAACAGGGCTAGGCTTGAGTATCAGTTATGGAATTGTAAAAATGCATGAAGGCAATATTGAGGTGGAGAGTGAGGTAGGGAAAGGAACAACATTCAGAGTATTATTACCAGTCAGGATAAAAAATGAGTCATGA
- a CDS encoding sigma-54-dependent transcriptional regulator produces the protein MSKNGTNILVVDDEVGYRTVLNNALTERGFYVKTACSGDDALEVLKNQEFSVIILDMKLPGGIDGLELLQKVKEQYNTSVLIMTAYGGIETAVEAMKRGAFNYITKPFSLDEIILNVDRMIAQYNIIEENKYLHSELEKAFGLKTIIGNSREIQKVLDMVSRVAHSAATILITGESGTGKDLVARAIHFTGNRKNKKFVVINCATLSENLLESELFGHKKGAFTGAIQTKMGLFEEADGGTLFMDEIGDIPVSVQAKILRVLQEGEFIPLGDTLARHVDVRIIAATNQNLIKKVQEKDFREDLYYRLNVINITMPPLRDRKEDIPLLTKYFIEKYNERENKRIKGISPDVEDGFYQYHWPGNIRELENVIERAITLTNEAIIPLHIILPFVKKAGGNDMFWDELFSLPYKEARKKSLDAFNTKYVMNVLNKNNGNVTNTAKEIGIERQYLQRILKKYHIKSGQTV, from the coding sequence ATGAGTAAAAATGGAACCAATATACTGGTTGTAGATGATGAGGTCGGATACAGAACGGTTTTGAATAACGCATTAACGGAACGCGGATTTTATGTTAAAACCGCGTGCTCAGGAGATGATGCACTGGAGGTGCTCAAAAATCAGGAGTTTTCTGTTATCATTCTTGACATGAAACTTCCTGGAGGTATTGATGGGCTTGAATTACTTCAGAAGGTGAAAGAACAATATAATACCTCCGTTTTAATAATGACCGCTTATGGCGGAATCGAAACGGCGGTAGAGGCCATGAAGCGAGGAGCATTTAATTACATCACAAAACCATTTAGTTTAGATGAAATCATTCTCAATGTAGACCGTATGATTGCGCAATACAATATCATTGAGGAAAATAAATACCTTCATTCAGAGTTGGAAAAAGCCTTCGGACTCAAAACTATCATAGGAAATTCCAGAGAAATCCAGAAGGTATTAGATATGGTTTCCAGAGTGGCACACAGTGCTGCCACGATTTTAATTACCGGAGAGAGTGGAACGGGGAAGGATCTGGTGGCAAGGGCCATTCATTTTACCGGTAACAGGAAAAATAAAAAATTTGTGGTAATCAATTGCGCCACATTGTCTGAAAATCTACTGGAAAGTGAATTGTTTGGCCACAAAAAAGGGGCTTTTACCGGTGCTATTCAAACGAAAATGGGGCTTTTTGAGGAAGCGGATGGCGGTACTCTCTTTATGGATGAGATTGGAGATATTCCCGTATCAGTTCAGGCAAAAATATTACGCGTACTACAGGAAGGAGAATTTATTCCTCTGGGAGATACTCTTGCACGGCATGTAGATGTTCGCATTATTGCGGCTACAAACCAGAACCTGATCAAAAAAGTACAGGAAAAAGATTTCCGTGAAGATTTATATTATCGCTTGAATGTTATCAATATAACAATGCCGCCCTTAAGAGACAGAAAAGAAGATATTCCATTACTTACAAAATATTTTATTGAAAAGTACAATGAACGAGAAAATAAGCGCATAAAAGGAATTTCTCCTGATGTGGAAGATGGATTTTATCAGTACCACTGGCCAGGAAACATTCGTGAACTTGAAAATGTAATAGAGCGTGCGATTACCCTTACTAATGAAGCTATAATTCCTCTACACATTATTTTGCCATTTGTAAAAAAAGCAGGTGGAAACGACATGTTCTGGGATGAATTGTTTTCTCTGCCCTATAAGGAAGCACGCAAAAAGTCGCTTGACGCATTTAACACTAAGTATGTAATGAATGTCTTGAACAAAAATAACGGCAATGTAACAAACACGGCAAAGGAGATAGGAATAGAACGGCAATATTTACAACGTATACTCAAGAAATATCATATTAAATCCGGACAAACAGTATAG